DNA from Prionailurus bengalensis isolate Pbe53 chromosome X, Fcat_Pben_1.1_paternal_pri, whole genome shotgun sequence:
ttcatgtatttgtttacatatatgtgtatctgtGAAAAATATATGGTATTGTTATGTGTTTTAATTTACGTAAACAGTATTGTACTTTAAatcttgttctgtttctcttttcactCAGCATTCTGTTTTATAAAGATCCAGCCTTGTTGCTGTATGTAGATCTAATTCATTCTAGTGGTCCATCTTCTACATGTATcacatttttcttatccattcccCTGGTGATGGGTCTCCAGGTTGCCTCCAATTTTCCGCTACCACAGAAAGGCTGCAATGGGCAGTTTCCTACAATTCTTAAGGATCTCTAATTTAGaggagaggaaactgaagctcagagaaaggcAGTGATTTGGTTAGTGTTACAAAATGGAAGAGCAGGCCCCTGATGCCAATCCCAGACCAAAGCCAGAACCCACCACCCTACCTCACTAAAGACCATCCATCTGGTCCCCAAAGatctaaaatacaatttttaaaaagcatacactgggtaaagggagaggaaaggattGGGAGGAGGGCAAGTATTGAGCAGACGAAAAGATAGAAAATCCTAGAAAAATCTAGCAGATGAACGGAATCACAGTCATGTTAATGACGCAGAGAAAGTTACTTCTTGTGTGTGATTATTATTTCTAGAGtcattttgcagaaatggaaaacgCCACGTCAAAACCTAGCTCGAAACCAAAGGTCCTAGGTTTCGAAATTCCAGACCCCTTTAGGGCAACCCTAGCCCCCCGGAGGGGCCATATCAGAGTTCGCCAAGGGGGCAAACGCTGGGCACGGGGGAAGGAGCAGATTTAAGAAGTGCGTAGTTGCTGAGGGGAGGGCCGCTAAGAGGGAAAACGATAACGAGGCTCTTCCAATTTTATCTGAGCACATCCTGCTCGGTGCCTgcgtttgttttttgttttgttttttggtcttcaGAACCACTGGTACTTTTCCCATTGGATAAAATgctggaggggtgagggagaggggttTCTTCCCCCTTAGCTTCCCTTGCAGCCAATCGCCCTGCAGTTTCCCTCTCGTCGCTGGCGGAGTCAGCCCGGTGATTGGCGGGCCCGGAGGGGAGCCAATCGGAAAGAGATGAGGTGTGGTGTTGGCAAGCGGATTGCGTGAGAGTAGGCAGAGGTCGAGGGAGAGCGAGCACCGCGGCCGCGGCTGGCAGCCACTGGAGAGGACGAATGGGCCTCTGACGTCACGGAGAGGGTGGGGCCTTGACGCTTGGCGCGGAGGGAGTAGGGTTGGCGCTGTGGGAGGGAACGCCAGAGCGAGGCTGTGGGGAGAGCTGGTCGTGTGAGGTGCAGTGGCTCTGCTTCAGGTGTGACAGGCAGCAGCGGTTTGGCCGAGAGCGAAGGGGCGAGTGCGATCCCCTGAGCTGTGAGCGCGGTCGCCATGGACCGCCAGGATGAGGGGCCTCCGGCCAAGGCCCGCCGCCTGAGCAGCTCCGAGCCCGCTCAGCACGACCAGCTGCCACCGCCTCCGCCGCCTCCGCCTCCCCCGCCACTCCTGCCTCCCCCGCCGCTCCTGCGACTGCCCTTGCCTCCACCCGAGCAGCGCCCGAGGCTCCAGGAGGAAACCGAGGCGGCACAGGTGCTGGCTGACatgaggggggtggggctgggccccGCTCTGCCTCCGCCGCCGCCCTATGTCATTCTGGAGGAGGGGGGGATCCGCGCGTACTTCACCCTGGGTTCTGGGGGTCCCGGCTGGGAGCCTGAGATGGAGTCAGGGTATGGGGAGGCGCCCCCTCCCACGGAGAGCCTAGAAACATACTCTCCTTCGGAGGCTTCTGGGGGAAGTGTGGAGATTGACTTTCAGGTTGTGGAGCCCGGCAGTTTTGCTGGAGAGAATGTCCTAGAAACCTGTAGCGCAGGGCACTGGGCGTACCAGAGGTTAACCGGTccaggggggaaggaagaggctaTCATCCTAGTGGAAGATGACGATGAGGATGAAAAGGAAAGCGTGAGGaagcggaggaggaggaggaagaggaagcagaggaaggtgaagaaggaaagcaagaagAATGCCGAGAAGATAGAGTGCATCCTGCAGGCACTGGAAAACATTCAACTGGACCTGGAGGCGGTGAACATAAAGGCAGGCAAGGCCTTCCTCCGTCTGAAGCGCAAATTCATCCAGATGCGAAGACCCTTCCTGGAGCGCAGGGACCTCATCATCCAGCATATCCCAGGCTTCTGGGTCAAAGCAGTATCCTTGTCATCTAAATTCATGGGCCAGGAGCTCAtgataaaaaaggggggggaagggggaggaacagaaagggtGAATTTGTGTGTGGGTGGATCCCATTGGAAAAATGCCTAGGTTTGGTGGAGGAGGAATGGAAGGAGAGGGGCAAAACATCAGAGAAGCTGGACTACAGATGAtgaaggggggagagaggcacACAGCATAAAAACTGGACCAcagatgggaaagagaaaaggggaggagcataataaaaatcaatagtGAAATGGGGAGGATGgtagagggacacacagaaaaaTTGGACCAGAGATGgtgaaaggaggaggggagggacacacagaagaTAAAGTGGCTCAGAGATggtgaagagggagaggaaaggcacACAGCAGAGAAATTGCCCAGAAAGGATGCCTAAGTCACAGGTGGCTCTTCAAGTCTAGGTCTCTGCTGAGATACTAGGGAGACCCCAATCCTTGCTAGAGAGAAGGGGGCTAGAAAGGAGCTGGAACCCCTAAAAGGTCAGAAGAAGGAGTACCTAGAAGTGGAGATCAAGGAGTTaagtgaaggaaagaagagtAAGAAGAATCTTCTTCACTATTGGTGAAAATCTTATCTCTGgggtacatatatacaacatgTTAGGAACACATGGGTTTAACTTCATAATGGAATTACATGGATAGAGACCCTTGACACTCTCATACAAAGTATCACATGATCCCAGTCTGTCAGCACTCAGGCACACAGTATTATGTGGCCGCAGGTCCTCAGCATGCAGACATGTAGCATCATGTGACTTACTGGTTTTCAGCATCCAGACACATTATTACATGGATACAAACCTTCAGACTCAGATACCCAAAATCATGTGGACACAGACCTGTAACACTCAAATAAGCAACATCATGACTACAGGCCCTCAACAACCAGATATAACATCACTTGGGCCTGGGGCTTCAGCCCCCAGACACACAATGTCTTGTGAATACAAATTCACAGCACCCAAGGATACAACATCACACAGACATAGGACCCTTAGCACCCAGACACACAGCAAATATGGACCATGGCAAGGCAACCTAATAACAGATGTCTGACATTGCATAAACATAGGTTCTCACCACATAGTATCATAGGAAGAAAAGTATGGGTCATGTCCCATGACCCACTTGCTCCCCACACGTCACATGAACACAGAAGGAATTCTGCTCCAGCTTCTCTTTTGCTCTGCCCTGCctggccttccctccctccttctctcattGAACAGTCACTCCTTGACCTAAACTGCTCCCTCCATCAGTTCCTCAACCACCCCAAAATTTCAATCTTGATCAACCGACGTGATGAAGACATTTTCCGCTACTTGACCAATCTGCAGGTCAGACCAAAGACATGTTTTTTACTAGGATCGGGCAAGGAATCTGGTCCTTGGAGGTGAGGGGGTTTGGGTGGGAAGGGCCTTGGTGTGGTGGGGATTTCAACATTACCTCTAACCTGAGCAGGTACAGGATCTCAGACATATCTCCATGGGCTATAAGATGAAGCTGTATTTCCAGACAAACCCCTATTTCACAAACATGGTGATTGTAAAGGAGTTCCAGCGCAGCCGCTCTGGTAAGAGGTGGTCCTAGGGAAAACCGTCACTCCCCACTCCCATCTGTCTTTGTCCAGTGCCCTCTCTACAGCCTCCTTTCCTCTCAGGCCGGCTGGTGTCCCACTCAACTCCAATCCGCTGGCACCGGGGCCAGGAGCCCCAGGCCCGCAGGCACAGGAACCAGGACACCAGCTACAGCTTCTTCAGCTGGTTCTCAAACCACAGCCTCCCAGAGGCTGACAGGATTGCTGAGGTGGGGCCCCTCCTGGCATTGCCAGAGAAAGCCTTGCTAGGCTTGCTTCTGGATGCTTGGGGAATTGGGAGTAGGCTCTGGGGCTTTTACCCATAACTCtgttccccttcccccctcatttCTTTCAACAGATTATCAAAAATGACCTGTGGGTCAACCCTCTGCGCTACTACATGATGGGAGAAGGAGGCTACAGGGCAAacagaaagaagcaagaaaaggaagaaaggtgatggggggggggaattgGTGGCTGAGAGGTGGTTTGTTAGGGACAAAGATTAGGCAAGTGTTACCCAGAATTTATAGGGCCAAAGGGACCTTTGAGAGAATTCAGTATGTTTTACAAGTGGAGAATGATACGCATAAGTGGGGTGTGATTGGCCTGAGGTCGTGCAGGCAGGAGCAGAAATGGGACTCTCCCCACCCTAACCTCATCCCTTGAATTCCTTGTAACCTACTGCCTCCTCAGTTACTTAGCACCTTTTAGTGTCTGCCCTGCCTCCCACCAATCCTATACTCAACTCCAGGCTTCCCCACAGTAAAAACAgggacaagtgtgaggtggtgaTTATGGAAGACTCTGACGACTATCACATAATGGAAGACATTATCAGCGAGACTTCAGACAGTGATGACATCACCGACAATGAGACCATTCATGACATCAAGATCTCTGACTTCATGGAGACCACCGACTGCTTTGAGACCACTGACAATGAGATAACCGACATTAGTGAGAGCCTCTGTGACAGTGAGAGCCCTGACCACAATGAGAGCCCTGACAATGAGACCACTGACAACAATGAGAGCCCCGATGACCACGAGACCACTGATAATAATGAGAGCTCTGATGACAACGAGACCACTGACAACAACGAGAGTGCCGATGACAACAGTGAGAACCCTGACGACGAGAACCCTGACGACAACAGTGAGAACCCTGAAGACAATACTGATGACAACGAAGAGAACCCTGATGACAACGAAGAAAATACTGCTGACAACGATGAGAATCCTGATGGTGATGAGAACCCTAATAGTGCCGAGAATCCCAAAGGTGGCAACCATGGCAGCAGCGGTGACAACCAGGACAGCAGTGACAGTGACAACGAAGGAGACAACGAGGGCAGTGATGATGAAGATAATGATGGCAATGAAGGTGACAATGAAGGCAGTGATGATGATGGCAATGAAGGTGACAATGAAGGCAGTGATGATGACGACAGAGACATCGAAGATTACAGGAATGATAGTGATGACCCTGACAAGGATCAGGATAACAGCAACAACCAGGATGACTCTGAGGCCGAAGTGGAGAACATCTCTGAAGAAGGATCCTCAGTGGAGGAAGAAGAAGATGAGGGCAGTGAGGAAGGTGAGCCTAGAGcccccctcttttctctttctcttcccagaaAAAAGCTGGCCAGGGTCAGGATATCAAGGCATGAGTACAGTCTGTtcttgtggagaaaagaaaaagcattttatgcAACTTTTTAAACAAAGCAAGGCCAGGGAACCTTTAACTTAACAATTGTAAGAGaaccaaagaaacaaatttcAGTTCTAGCTGGTGGGTAGATAAGTTGTAACAGAGCAATAGACAAATAAGGAATGAAGAGATAGAAGGTGGGTAGAAAATTGAGAAAGACAAGTTCACACACAGAAAGGGGGAAACTGGCAAACGTATTACAATTCAGCACACTCTGTACCCAGCCCTGGCCTTCAGGGAACTCCCAGGCTTGTTTGTCTTCTGAGGATCCTTCACCAGCCCTGAAAGCTGTTTCTCACAAAAAGGTCCAGTAGTCAGGTATGTTGGGGACAATACTGCATACGTTAATATTTGCAGGTAGAGTGACAGGTACATTAGCCCCttaaaggctctgaaaagtccTGCTGTAAGAAACCTATGTAAACATTGTGGAacccagcatttcccaaacttcttAACCGCAGAAGCCACTGTTTACTGCTCACCAAAACATGTATTTTAGGAAATGCTGAGAAAGGTTTGCACGTGGGGGGTTGAGGGAGAAGGCAGTATTTACGGTGACTCCCAGGTTTGGTCTGGCCTGGATGACTGGCAAACGGAGGTACCATTTCTTAGGATTGGGAACGACATGGTGGCAGGATTGATGAAATGCAGAGGGGAACATGGAGTTGGAAAGGCCTGTTGGACATAAGGTACAGGTAGCCCAGGCAGGTGGTTGCTTATGTGTCTGGGAAGTCAGAAGTTATAAATAAAAGGGGGTAACAAGCCAGAACAGAATCCTAGCCCTGATTCTGGCCAGTTAACATTAATGAAGTGTTtagtatatgccaggcactatcgTAAGTGATTTActtactaactcatttaatcctcacagcagctcTTATGAGCTAGGTACtgttatcaccattttatagattaggcaactgaggctctgagagggtAGAATTAGGAAGAGAACTGGGCATGGAGGGGATTGTGGGCAGTGTCCAGGTCAGGTATAATGAGGACTGGATTTGGCACTGAATAGGTCATCTGTGACCTTGCCAAGAGTAGTTTCAATGGATTGGTATGAGCAGAGCCACATCAGTAGGGTAGGAGGAGGGAATGAGCAAGGGGCAAGGCAATAGAATCAAACCTTGGCTAAGAAGGGGATGGCAGAGGACAGGCAAGGGAGATGTTTGAGCCTGGCTGTGGGCAGGCAGACCTTGGAGAGGCAGGCCCCTGGGGGAGGTAGAAGGAGCTGGAAGACCAACCACTCCTGGGGGTTTTGGCCATGGGGTCTCTGGCAAATTTCCATTGAGGGCAGGGGCAAGGAAGGAGGCATTGAATGTAAATTCAATCTAGACGTATATTCAGTTAGAATAGGGAAACTGAAGGAGTTGCCACTGGATGGCATCTTCTTTCGGAGAAGGGGACGAAGAGCTATCTGCCCAGCCctagggtgggagtgggggtaggGAATTGGACTAAAGAAGACAGAGTGTGTGGCCTGTTTGGATCAGACTGGGGAAAAGAAGAGGGGGAGCTGCCTGGGAAGAACAGAAGGTTTATTCAGCCAAGGTTAGAGCTCAGAAGACACATACATTGACACATTACATGGGGAGAAAAAGCTACTTTCAGACATGGTATCAATTTTGAtaagccagaggcagggctcccacccctccttccctctgggctTGCTtgagataacacacacacacacacacacacttgcttttTCCAAGCAGAGGTGCTTGGGGAGTGGTTCCAGGCCCCCAAAGCCCTGGCTATAGGCTATAGGCTCTGTTCACTGTTAAGTACTATCCTCCCGCTTCCAGAActgagaagataaatttctgttgtttaaacaaacaaacaaaagagtgaCATCTACCTGCTCATCTAAccaccctctcttttcccctccttgccccttgtctctcttcccctgtaCAGACAGCCAGCAAGAAGGTGAGGAGAGTGACGATGAGGAAGTaagcgaggaggaggaggaagaagggatcGAAGACGACTTCGAAGGAGGGGAAGACTCTGAAGACTCTGACATGGAGGAGGTGCTTCAGGTCCAAAATGTTTGGGCCAACCCGGGGAAGAGGGGCAAAACTGGATAAACATTTTACCCTTGCAGGGGTTgcctctctgtatccctctccccctgccccatttgCCCTCCCCCTCAGCTAGGGCCGCGCGGCCCCATATTGCACTTCTGGGGGGTGACCGACTTCGTACACgggtttaaagtttatttttatggtttagtAATTGCAGAGttcttatttgggggggggagggaaggggggattTCCCCCTTCCTTTTGGCCCTCCTCCCCTGCAAGCTTCTGTGTGCTGCTAAACGTATTTATTGTGATGCCTTGGTCAGGGCCCCTCTATCCTCCTCCTCGTGCTGTGTGGAGTGGACACCCTTGATCCCGAAGCGGGGAGGGCCGCTGTGGCCTTGGGGGGCTCTACTGCCACCCTGTTCTCCCAAGCCTCTCTTTGCCTCCGTCCCTCGCCCCCTCCCCACGCTGTGCCCGCTAGCTCGCCTTGGTGTCTATGCAAGGCCGCTTGTCATTGCGGTATTCCTGTTCTCCTCCCCCCCAGAAGCCCCTCGTTGTTCCTTGTGAACCTTGGTAATCCTAATAAAACTGAGCAAATTCAAAGTGCAGCTTCCAGTCTTTTGTCCTGCTTGGCGAGCCATCCCCAGGAGCCAGTCTACATTCCCACAGGCCCTCAAAACGCCATCCGTTTCTCCGCACTGGCCTGCAAGATGGTGGTggcggtgggagggggggtgttTGGTTTTCTGGGGGCGAGCTCTGCAGGACCGCAGAGGTGTTGCGTCAGCCAATGCGGACCATCTTGGCCAATGGCAGGGCGAGGCTGACaaagccccaccccccccccccctaccgGAGGCTGCAGTGGACCAGCCAGGTAGCAAATAACTTCCCACGCCGTCCGGTGTCACGCAGGCGCACAGAAACGCCTTGCGCCCTGGAATATCCGTTTGTTAGtgattcatctttttatttatcatGCGTCAAACCTTTCCTCAGGCCTAGTGTGAGCTGGGCGTGGGGAGCCACTggaat
Protein-coding regions in this window:
- the TSPYL2 gene encoding testis-specific Y-encoded-like protein 2 is translated as MDRQDEGPPAKARRLSSSEPAQHDQLPPPPPPPPPPPLLPPPPLLRLPLPPPEQRPRLQEETEAAQVLADMRGVGLGPALPPPPPYVILEEGGIRAYFTLGSGGPGWEPEMESGYGEAPPPTESLETYSPSEASGGSVEIDFQVVEPGSFAGENVLETCSAGHWAYQRLTGPGGKEEAIILVEDDDEDEKESVRKRRRRRKRKQRKVKKESKKNAEKIECILQALENIQLDLEAVNIKAGKAFLRLKRKFIQMRRPFLERRDLIIQHIPGFWVKAFLNHPKISILINRRDEDIFRYLTNLQVQDLRHISMGYKMKLYFQTNPYFTNMVIVKEFQRSRSGRLVSHSTPIRWHRGQEPQARRHRNQDTSYSFFSWFSNHSLPEADRIAEIIKNDLWVNPLRYYMMGEGGYRANRKKQEKEESKNRDKCEVVIMEDSDDYHIMEDIISETSDSDDITDNETIHDIKISDFMETTDCFETTDNEITDISESLCDSESPDHNESPDNETTDNNESPDDHETTDNNESSDDNETTDNNESADDNSENPDDENPDDNSENPEDNTDDNEENPDDNEENTADNDENPDGDENPNSAENPKGGNHGSSGDNQDSSDSDNEGDNEGSDDEDNDGNEGDNEGSDDDGNEGDNEGSDDDDRDIEDYRNDSDDPDKDQDNSNNQDDSEAEVENISEEGSSVEEEEDEGSEEDSQQEGEESDDEEVSEEEEEEGIEDDFEGGEDSEDSDMEEVLQVQNVWANPGKRGKTG